Proteins from a single region of Deinococcus fonticola:
- the ilvA gene encoding threonine ammonia-lyase, biosynthetic has translation MTVMQEWKPGALDAMDVVRLALTSKVYGAAVETPVTDLPRLGARLGNRVLLKREDQQPVFSFKLRGAFNRMAQLPQAERARGVICASAGNHAQGVAFSGQQLGIRTVIVMPATTPEIKVQACRARGAEVVLHGDSFSDAEARAFELQRELGLTFVHPFDDPLVLAGQGTLALELLRQVEGNGFTVFVPVGGGGLIAGVAAVLKALMPGVRVVGVEPDDSDAMTQSVRLGKRRRLDTVGIFVDGVAVKQVGEFTFDLARRYVDDWVTVNTDEVCAAIKDIFDDTRAVMEPAGALALAGMKKYAQERELHGETLVAVASGANVNFDRLRHVSERTEIGEKREAIFAVTIPERPGAFLKFIELIGNRAITEFNYRYAPRDDARIFVGVHLTHPGERHEIMRELQVAGYAALDLTDDELAKVHIRYMVGGRAPEAQDERVYSFTFPERPGALRQFLTQLQAGWNISLFHYRNHGSDYGRILAGIQVPECELGQFAASLEALGYPAVNMSDNAGYRLFLT, from the coding sequence ATGACCGTGATGCAGGAATGGAAACCGGGAGCGCTGGACGCGATGGATGTGGTGCGCCTGGCCCTGACCAGCAAGGTGTACGGCGCGGCAGTGGAAACGCCCGTAACGGACTTGCCGCGTCTGGGGGCACGTTTAGGGAACCGGGTACTGCTCAAGCGCGAGGATCAGCAGCCGGTGTTCTCGTTCAAGTTGCGTGGGGCGTTCAACCGCATGGCGCAGCTTCCGCAGGCGGAACGGGCGCGCGGGGTGATCTGCGCGTCGGCGGGGAACCACGCGCAGGGGGTGGCCTTTTCCGGGCAGCAGCTGGGGATTCGCACGGTGATCGTGATGCCCGCCACCACGCCGGAAATCAAGGTGCAGGCCTGCCGGGCGCGGGGGGCCGAGGTGGTGCTGCACGGCGACAGCTTCAGTGACGCCGAAGCGCGGGCCTTCGAGTTGCAGCGCGAGCTGGGCCTGACGTTCGTGCACCCATTCGACGACCCGCTGGTGCTGGCGGGCCAGGGCACCCTGGCGCTGGAATTGCTGCGTCAGGTGGAAGGAAACGGATTCACGGTCTTTGTTCCGGTGGGCGGCGGCGGATTGATCGCGGGCGTAGCAGCGGTCTTGAAAGCCCTGATGCCGGGTGTGCGGGTGGTGGGCGTGGAGCCGGACGACAGTGACGCCATGACCCAGAGCGTGCGGCTGGGCAAGCGGCGGCGGCTGGACACGGTGGGCATCTTCGTGGACGGCGTGGCGGTCAAGCAGGTGGGAGAGTTTACCTTCGACCTGGCACGCCGTTACGTGGATGATTGGGTCACTGTGAACACCGATGAGGTGTGTGCGGCCATCAAGGACATCTTCGACGACACGCGCGCAGTGATGGAACCCGCTGGAGCGCTGGCGCTGGCGGGCATGAAAAAGTACGCGCAGGAACGCGAATTGCACGGGGAAACGCTGGTGGCTGTGGCGAGCGGTGCGAACGTGAACTTCGACCGCCTGCGCCACGTTTCGGAACGCACGGAAATCGGCGAGAAGCGCGAAGCCATTTTCGCGGTGACCATCCCGGAAAGACCCGGCGCGTTCCTGAAGTTCATCGAGCTCATCGGCAACCGCGCCATCACGGAATTCAACTACCGCTACGCCCCGCGCGACGACGCCCGCATTTTCGTGGGCGTGCACCTCACTCACCCCGGGGAACGGCACGAGATTATGCGCGAACTTCAGGTGGCCGGGTACGCCGCCCTTGACCTGACCGACGATGAACTGGCCAAGGTTCACATCCGTTACATGGTGGGGGGCCGCGCCCCCGAAGCGCAGGACGAGCGCGTGTACTCATTCACGTTCCCGGAGCGGCCCGGGGCGCTGCGGCAATTCCTGACGCAGTTGCAGGCCGGCTGGAACATCAGCCTCTTTCACTACCGCAACCACGGCAGTGACTACGGCCGTATTCTGGCCGGCATTCAGGTGCCAGAGTGTGAGCTGGGGCAGTTCGCCGCCTCGCTGGAGGCCCTGGGGTATCCCGCCGTGAACATGAGTGACAACGCCGGTTACCGCCTGTTCCTGACGTGA
- a CDS encoding butyrate kinase, with protein sequence MIAHVINPGSCNVKLACATIQPGLNPALPSQLRVTLDRRELPIDDVPDAAAMDEVAAQILAATADWPAPDVIVGRGGQLGRVPAGTYRLTPELAGRMLEKGGFEQPENLGAPLALRVAEARGAPGFIVDPQSVDELLPEAHMTGITGLRREAQFHALNARAVARRAAHEIGKKFREARIVVAHFGSTTSVTAFDQGRAIDTTGTAPNGGPLGARQSGPLPARTLLKLARDHSETEVMHLLTREAGFFSLAGSADLKDLEARAADPDNTAVQTAIAAFVHQACKAIGEQTAALPGRPDAIAITGGIAKWDALVDRIERRLAWIAPVVVVPGELELEALAEGAGRVLLGLEGLREWTPQGVTTLPPVEAPRQDESASAPAGAPL encoded by the coding sequence ATGATCGCGCACGTGATCAACCCCGGAAGCTGCAACGTGAAACTCGCGTGTGCCACCATTCAACCTGGCCTCAATCCGGCCCTGCCCAGCCAGCTGCGGGTCACCCTGGATCGCCGTGAACTGCCCATCGACGACGTGCCGGACGCGGCAGCGATGGACGAAGTGGCCGCGCAGATTCTGGCTGCCACGGCGGACTGGCCCGCCCCGGACGTGATCGTGGGCCGGGGCGGGCAACTGGGGCGCGTTCCGGCCGGCACCTACCGCCTGACGCCGGAACTGGCCGGGCGCATGCTGGAAAAAGGCGGCTTCGAGCAACCCGAGAACCTGGGTGCGCCGCTGGCCCTGCGGGTCGCCGAGGCGCGCGGCGCACCCGGGTTTATTGTCGATCCGCAAAGCGTCGACGAACTGCTGCCCGAAGCGCACATGACCGGCATTACCGGGCTGCGCCGCGAAGCGCAGTTCCACGCCCTGAACGCCCGCGCCGTGGCCCGCCGCGCCGCGCACGAGATTGGCAAGAAGTTTCGTGAGGCCCGCATCGTGGTGGCGCACTTCGGCTCGACCACCAGCGTCACCGCCTTCGACCAGGGCCGCGCCATCGACACCACCGGCACCGCCCCCAACGGCGGCCCGCTGGGCGCCCGCCAGAGCGGCCCGCTGCCCGCCCGCACCCTGCTGAAACTGGCGCGTGACCACAGCGAAACCGAAGTCATGCACCTGCTGACCCGCGAGGCCGGATTTTTCAGCCTGGCCGGCAGCGCCGACCTGAAAGACCTGGAAGCCCGCGCCGCCGACCCCGACAACACCGCCGTGCAAACCGCCATTGCGGCCTTCGTGCACCAGGCCTGCAAGGCCATCGGTGAGCAAACGGCAGCGCTGCCCGGCCGACCCGACGCCATCGCCATCACCGGCGGCATCGCCAAGTGGGACGCCCTGGTCGACCGTATCGAGCGCCGCCTGGCCTGGATCGCGCCGGTCGTCGTGGTGCCCGGTGAACTGGAACTCGAAGCCCTGGCCGAAGGTGCCGGGCGCGTGCTGCTGGGTCTGGAAGGCCTGCGCGAGTGGACGCCGCAAGGCGTCACCACCCTGCCGCCTGTCGAGGCCCCCCGGCAGGACGAGTCCGCGTCCGCGCCTGCCGGAGCCCCGCTCTAA
- a CDS encoding class I SAM-dependent rRNA methyltransferase produces MFPDLPRLFARRAHLPEEGATVYRAAHLTETNGLFALDVAGSVGVLSLYGLLTGEQEKELAHACAEAGDFSGVYLKRRPVEAKHAANTQRDYLSPPDPLWGEATPEITALENGVPFLIRPGADLSIGLFTDARPARQWVRQATPASVLNTFAYTCGFGLNAALGGAQAVKNIDLSRKVLAWGQENYALSGLPAPDTDFLYGDVFEWLRRLHKRGEQYALVILDPPSFARSQAGTWRAEKDYARLAAQAAAVTAPGGQILALLNHAGVSPTAFERMFHRGMDNAHRSGRVVERLHPGEDYPQATHLKVHVWQLNG; encoded by the coding sequence ATGTTTCCTGACCTGCCGCGCCTGTTCGCCCGCCGTGCCCACCTGCCGGAGGAAGGCGCCACCGTGTACCGGGCGGCGCACCTGACGGAAACGAATGGGCTTTTTGCGCTGGATGTGGCGGGCAGCGTGGGTGTCCTGAGCCTGTACGGCCTGCTGACCGGTGAGCAGGAAAAGGAACTGGCCCACGCCTGCGCCGAGGCGGGCGACTTCTCAGGGGTTTACCTGAAACGCCGCCCGGTCGAGGCCAAGCACGCCGCAAACACGCAGCGCGATTATCTGTCGCCGCCTGACCCCCTCTGGGGCGAGGCCACACCGGAAATCACTGCCCTGGAGAATGGCGTTCCATTCCTGATCCGTCCGGGTGCCGACCTGAGCATCGGCCTGTTCACGGACGCGCGCCCGGCCCGCCAGTGGGTCAGGCAGGCCACACCCGCCAGTGTCCTGAACACTTTCGCGTATACCTGCGGCTTCGGCCTGAATGCGGCGCTGGGCGGCGCACAGGCCGTCAAAAATATTGACCTGTCGCGCAAAGTCCTGGCGTGGGGCCAGGAAAATTACGCCCTGAGCGGCCTGCCCGCGCCGGACACCGATTTCCTTTACGGGGACGTGTTCGAGTGGCTGCGCCGCCTGCACAAACGCGGCGAACAGTATGCCTTGGTGATCCTCGACCCGCCCAGTTTCGCCCGCAGTCAGGCCGGCACCTGGCGGGCCGAGAAAGACTACGCCAGGCTGGCCGCCCAGGCCGCCGCCGTCACCGCTCCCGGCGGGCAGATTCTGGCCCTGCTGAACCACGCCGGAGTCTCCCCCACGGCCTTCGAGCGCATGTTCCACAGGGGTATGGACAATGCCCACCGCAGCGGGCGCGTTGTGGAGCGCCTCCACCCTGGCGAGGATTACCCGCAGGCCACCCACCTCAAAGTCCACGTGTGGCAACTGAACGGGTAA
- a CDS encoding glycerol-3-phosphate dehydrogenase/oxidase — protein MTAPQPDPRTAVTAALTPQPWDVIVIGGGASGLGSAVEAATRGHRVLLLEGHDYAKGTSSRSTKLVHGGVRYLAQGNVSLVREALRERGLLRQNAPHLVRDLEFVVPAYDWWAEPFYGIGLKMYDVLAGKLSLGSSKLLSKEKALEKTSTLQQNGLKGGILYHDGQFDDSRLAITLLRTLQDHGGVALNYAPVTGLLKEGGKVVGVKFRDGESGQEHETHARVVINATGVWVDDIRQMEDASAKPMLSPSQGVHIVVDKKFLPGDSAIMIPRTDDGRVLFAVPWHDHVVIGTTDTAVPHASFEPRALEEEIEFILRTAGRYLSPAPTRADVQSVYAGLRPLVKPADEADTKAISRDHTIVISEGGLITLTGGKWTTYRRMGEDTVNRAEQQAGLPERLTVTPGLHLHGWSQEDRPDHWKVYGTDAPRIQALPGADITLHPELPYTEAEVRWAARFEQARSVEDILARRTRALLLNARASLDIAPRVAEIIAEELGRDTAWQAEQVKAYRDLAQGYMLN, from the coding sequence ATGACTGCACCTCAACCTGATCCCCGCACCGCCGTGACCGCCGCCCTGACGCCCCAGCCGTGGGACGTCATTGTGATCGGGGGCGGCGCATCCGGCCTGGGCAGCGCCGTGGAAGCCGCCACCCGCGGCCACCGCGTGCTGCTGCTCGAAGGCCACGACTACGCCAAGGGCACCAGCAGCCGCAGCACCAAACTGGTTCACGGCGGCGTGCGCTACCTCGCGCAGGGCAACGTGTCGCTGGTGCGCGAGGCGCTGCGCGAACGCGGCCTGCTGCGCCAGAACGCCCCGCACCTGGTGCGCGACCTGGAATTCGTGGTGCCCGCCTACGACTGGTGGGCCGAACCCTTCTACGGCATCGGGTTGAAAATGTACGACGTGCTGGCCGGTAAGCTGAGCCTGGGCAGCAGCAAACTGCTGAGCAAGGAAAAGGCCCTGGAGAAGACCTCGACGCTGCAACAGAACGGCCTGAAGGGCGGCATCCTGTACCACGACGGGCAATTCGACGACTCGCGCCTGGCGATTACGCTGCTGCGGACGCTGCAAGACCACGGCGGCGTGGCCCTGAACTACGCGCCCGTCACGGGGCTGCTCAAGGAAGGCGGCAAGGTCGTCGGTGTGAAATTCCGTGATGGCGAGAGCGGACAGGAACACGAAACCCACGCCAGAGTGGTGATCAACGCCACAGGCGTGTGGGTGGACGATATCCGCCAGATGGAGGACGCCAGCGCCAAACCCATGCTGTCCCCCAGCCAGGGCGTGCACATCGTCGTGGACAAGAAATTCCTGCCAGGCGACAGCGCCATCATGATTCCCCGCACCGATGACGGCCGGGTGCTGTTTGCGGTGCCGTGGCATGACCACGTGGTGATCGGCACCACCGACACCGCTGTGCCGCACGCCAGCTTTGAGCCGCGTGCCCTGGAAGAAGAGATCGAGTTCATCCTGCGCACCGCCGGGCGTTACCTCTCGCCCGCCCCCACCCGCGCCGACGTTCAGAGCGTGTACGCGGGCCTGCGCCCCCTGGTGAAGCCTGCCGACGAGGCCGACACCAAGGCCATCTCACGTGACCACACCATCGTGATCAGCGAGGGCGGCCTGATTACCCTGACCGGCGGCAAGTGGACGACCTACCGCCGCATGGGCGAGGACACCGTGAACCGCGCCGAGCAGCAGGCGGGCCTGCCGGAGCGCCTGACCGTTACGCCGGGCCTGCACCTGCACGGCTGGAGTCAGGAAGACCGGCCTGACCACTGGAAGGTCTACGGCACCGACGCCCCGCGCATTCAGGCGCTGCCCGGCGCGGACATCACCCTGCACCCCGAGTTGCCTTACACCGAGGCCGAAGTCCGCTGGGCTGCCCGCTTCGAGCAGGCCCGCAGCGTCGAGGACATCCTGGCGCGCCGCACCCGCGCCCTGCTGCTGAATGCCCGGGCCAGCCTGGACATTGCCCCCCGCGTGGCGGAAATCATCGCTGAAGAACTGGGCCGGGACACGGCCTGGCAGGCAGAGCAGGTCAAGGCTTACCGCGACCTGGCGCAGGGGTACATGCTGAACTGA
- a CDS encoding EVE domain-containing protein gives MAFWLLKSEPDVFSYAELVRVGTEPWNGVRNYQARNYLRQMQAGDLCLFYYSNAKPAGVAGVARVVRGAYPDNLQFDPDSPYFDPKSNPDEPRWSMVNVAPVVAFPEVLPLETIRALPAWQSSPLTQKGSRLSVLPVTPPQFQEALEAANVTLESDKNASPSVRR, from the coding sequence ATGGCTTTCTGGCTGTTGAAATCTGAACCGGACGTTTTTTCCTACGCGGAGCTGGTACGCGTGGGCACAGAGCCCTGGAACGGCGTGCGGAATTACCAGGCGCGCAATTACCTGCGCCAGATGCAGGCCGGTGACCTGTGCCTGTTCTACTACTCGAACGCGAAACCGGCTGGGGTGGCGGGCGTGGCCCGCGTGGTGCGCGGCGCCTACCCGGACAACCTGCAATTCGACCCGGACAGCCCTTACTTCGACCCTAAATCGAACCCGGACGAGCCGCGCTGGAGCATGGTGAATGTCGCCCCGGTGGTGGCCTTCCCGGAAGTGCTGCCGCTGGAGACTATCCGGGCCTTGCCTGCCTGGCAGTCATCTCCACTGACGCAAAAAGGCTCGCGCCTGAGCGTTCTGCCCGTCACGCCGCCGCAGTTTCAGGAAGCCCTTGAGGCCGCGAACGTGACCCTGGAGTCTGATAAGAATGCCAGCCCATCAGTGAGGAGATAA
- the hpf gene encoding ribosome hibernation-promoting factor, HPF/YfiA family, whose translation MHIYKLSGRNVEVTDAMRDYVEEKLSRLDRFNDQITDARVTLTVRDVRNSERRNRVEVQLNVPSGIIRAEEHHADMYAAIDKASDVLERQLRKFKTRYLRHRSEGTPLPEPGPAEAAVNAGDDVSEFAPEIVRQKRFEMRPMSPEDAVAQMEALDHDFFVFRNMKTNRTGVVYRRKDGHYGLIEPN comes from the coding sequence ATGCACATCTACAAGCTGTCAGGCCGGAACGTCGAAGTCACCGATGCCATGCGTGACTATGTCGAGGAAAAACTCTCGCGCCTGGACCGTTTCAACGACCAGATCACGGACGCGCGGGTGACCCTTACGGTACGGGACGTGCGGAACTCTGAACGACGCAACCGCGTGGAAGTGCAACTGAACGTGCCCAGCGGCATCATCCGCGCCGAGGAACACCACGCGGACATGTACGCCGCCATCGACAAGGCCAGTGACGTGCTGGAACGCCAACTGCGCAAGTTCAAGACGCGTTACCTGCGTCACCGCAGCGAGGGCACGCCGCTGCCCGAACCCGGCCCGGCCGAAGCCGCTGTGAACGCCGGGGACGACGTGAGCGAATTTGCCCCCGAAATCGTGCGGCAAAAACGGTTCGAGATGCGCCCCATGTCGCCCGAGGACGCCGTGGCGCAGATGGAAGCGCTGGATCACGATTTCTTCGTGTTCAGGAACATGAAGACCAACCGGACCGGCGTGGTGTACCGCCGCAAGGACGGCCACTACGGCCTGATCGAACCCAACTGA
- a CDS encoding glycosyltransferase family 2 protein, producing the protein MCAAPPPHLNPDSVAVVIPAFNEESTVAGVIGVAQRLTADVVVASDGSVDDTVNVARQAGARVLDLQPNGGKGPALKAALEATQAEYVLMLDADLTGLTPEHLHLLLAPVTNGQLDMSIGVFEGGGFVTDWGNKLTPHLSGQRACRRAWLLGVPHLGEERWPEPAITAHLKNTGARWDYIELPQVAQVLKEKKRGFWKGARARTRMYADLLTFGWRKKK; encoded by the coding sequence ATGTGTGCCGCCCCCCCACCCCACCTGAACCCTGATTCCGTGGCTGTGGTCATTCCGGCTTTCAACGAGGAAAGCACCGTAGCGGGCGTTATCGGGGTGGCACAGCGCCTCACGGCCGACGTGGTGGTGGCCTCGGACGGCAGTGTGGACGACACCGTGAACGTGGCGCGGCAGGCCGGCGCACGGGTGCTGGATCTGCAACCCAACGGCGGCAAAGGCCCCGCCCTGAAGGCCGCGCTGGAGGCCACACAGGCCGAGTACGTCCTGATGCTGGACGCCGACCTGACCGGCCTGACCCCCGAGCACCTGCACCTGCTGCTGGCCCCCGTCACGAATGGTCAACTGGACATGAGTATCGGTGTGTTCGAGGGCGGGGGATTCGTGACCGACTGGGGCAACAAACTCACGCCGCACCTGAGTGGGCAGCGGGCCTGCCGCCGCGCCTGGCTGCTGGGCGTGCCGCACCTGGGCGAGGAACGCTGGCCTGAACCGGCCATCACCGCCCACCTGAAAAACACCGGGGCCAGGTGGGATTACATCGAACTCCCGCAGGTGGCGCAGGTACTCAAGGAGAAAAAGCGCGGGTTCTGGAAAGGCGCCCGTGCCCGCACCAGAATGTATGCCGACCTGCTGACCTTCGGCTGGCGCAAGAAAAAGTAG
- a CDS encoding TetR/AcrR family transcriptional regulator → MKADRAEQEHERRVRIARAAFELFARSGLEGTSAQDIARAAYVSRTNLYRYFPSKTHMLLAHFERAVAETRSEALRRLNTGANPQAVWSVVTGRMADLGVRYRHLVGAVGQAVIGLPVRTVTAPEGAGPEREGKAPDAAPSVNSTQAMHTAMTLVALVEPVLLAMRRQGGLRPEADTRLLAAMFVDACLLALLHGGHRDQREVLRDWQERFTLLMHGALAPGERLEKLLHGEGPPPSTERP, encoded by the coding sequence GTGAAAGCAGACCGGGCAGAACAGGAGCACGAACGCCGCGTACGGATTGCGCGGGCGGCCTTCGAGTTGTTCGCCCGCAGCGGCCTGGAGGGCACCAGCGCTCAGGACATCGCCCGCGCCGCGTACGTCAGCCGCACCAACCTGTACCGCTATTTTCCGAGCAAGACGCATATGCTGCTGGCGCACTTCGAGCGGGCCGTGGCGGAAACGCGCAGTGAGGCCCTGCGCCGCCTGAACACCGGGGCCAACCCGCAGGCCGTGTGGAGCGTGGTGACGGGCCGCATGGCCGACCTGGGCGTGCGCTACCGCCACCTGGTGGGCGCGGTCGGCCAGGCGGTGATCGGTCTGCCGGTGCGCACGGTCACGGCGCCCGAAGGGGCTGGCCCTGAACGTGAAGGTAAGGCGCCGGACGCCGCTCCTTCCGTGAACAGCACGCAGGCCATGCACACCGCCATGACCCTGGTGGCGCTGGTCGAGCCGGTGCTGCTGGCCATGCGCCGCCAGGGAGGTCTTCGCCCCGAAGCCGACACGCGCCTGCTGGCGGCCATGTTCGTGGACGCCTGCCTGCTGGCCCTGCTGCACGGCGGTCACCGTGACCAGCGCGAGGTGCTTCGCGACTGGCAGGAACGCTTCACGCTGCTGATGCACGGCGCTCTGGCCCCCGGCGAGCGTTTGGAGAAACTGCTGCACGGCGAGGGGCCGCCCCCTTCGACAGAGCGCCCTTAA
- a CDS encoding phospho-N-acetylmuramoyl-pentapeptide-transferase, which yields MMLVAALLSWFLVGLFINISKAQGWGQPVRKDGSKSHLVKEGTPTAGGVPFVVALALVFFPLYFTGHGGDGRELIIMLAALGMGIIGGIDDWLKVQSRMKGSGKKELLAREKFPLQFIVAFAFAWFAAPLASHQLLPGLGGIGGVPIWDVLLLTFVMIGSVNAFNFTDGIDSQLAGVSIIVLLPLLALSPSAALLVAVLLGFLWFNAHPARVFMGDMGSHAIGAIAAGAYILYADVWLLPIAALIPVVEVLSVVIQVAYFKRTGKRVFRMSPIHHHFENIDTPWPETHISMRFWVITAVMTSVAWWLMGGRP from the coding sequence ATGATGCTGGTTGCGGCGCTGCTCTCGTGGTTCCTGGTGGGCCTTTTTATTAACATCAGCAAGGCGCAGGGGTGGGGCCAGCCGGTGCGCAAGGACGGCTCGAAGTCCCACCTGGTCAAAGAGGGCACCCCCACGGCGGGCGGCGTGCCGTTCGTGGTGGCGCTGGCGCTGGTGTTCTTTCCGCTGTACTTCACGGGTCACGGTGGAGATGGGCGGGAACTGATCATCATGCTTGCGGCGCTGGGCATGGGCATCATCGGCGGGATCGACGACTGGCTCAAGGTGCAGTCGCGCATGAAGGGCAGCGGCAAGAAGGAGCTGCTGGCCCGCGAGAAATTCCCGCTGCAATTCATCGTGGCGTTCGCTTTCGCGTGGTTCGCCGCGCCGCTGGCCAGTCACCAGCTGTTGCCAGGCCTGGGCGGCATAGGGGGCGTACCCATCTGGGACGTCCTGCTGCTGACCTTCGTGATGATCGGCTCGGTCAACGCCTTCAACTTCACCGACGGCATCGACAGCCAGCTGGCGGGCGTGAGCATCATCGTGCTGCTGCCCCTGCTGGCCCTCTCGCCCAGCGCTGCGCTGCTGGTGGCGGTGCTGCTGGGCTTCCTGTGGTTCAACGCCCACCCCGCCCGCGTGTTCATGGGCGATATGGGCAGCCATGCCATCGGGGCCATCGCCGCCGGGGCATACATCCTGTACGCGGATGTGTGGCTGCTGCCCATCGCCGCGCTGATTCCCGTGGTCGAGGTGCTGAGCGTCGTCATTCAGGTGGCGTACTTCAAACGCACCGGCAAACGCGTGTTCCGCATGTCCCCCATTCACCACCACTTTGAGAACATCGACACGCCCTGGCCTGAAACGCATATCTCCATGCGCTTCTGGGTCATCACTGCCGTCATGACCAGCGTGGCGTGGTGGCTGATGGGCGGCCGCCCCTAG
- the glpK gene encoding glycerol kinase GlpK yields the protein MADDKFILALDQGTTSSRAIVFDHAGNIKAVGQKEFRQHFPKPGWVEHDASEIWSTQIGVAQEALSKAGIRASDIAAIGITNQRETTVIWDRKTGKPIANAIVWQDRRTAGYCDSIREQYAKTLQDKTGLVLDAYFSGTKVKWLLDNVEGARERAGKGELAFGTIDSWLVYNLTGGALHITDATNASRTLLYNIHTGEWDDELLQILDVPRSVLPEVRNSSEVYGKTAEGLLGAQIPIAGIGGDQQAATFGQACLQKGMAKNTYGTGCFMLMNTEGEAVPSQNKLLTTVAWQLGGKRTYALEGSVFIAGAVVQWLRDGLGIIRSSEEVEALARTVDSSEGVMLVPAFVGLGAPYWDSYARGTMVGITRGTTKAHIARAALESIAFQSAELLEAMQKDSGATLKELRVDGGASNNDLMMQFQADILGVPVVRPKITETTALGAAYLAGLAVGYWQSTDEIAQQWQEDTRFEPQMDAAERERLMKRWKKAVERSRAWEEE from the coding sequence ATGGCAGACGATAAATTCATCCTTGCGCTCGATCAGGGCACCACCAGCAGCCGCGCCATCGTGTTCGACCACGCCGGAAACATCAAGGCGGTGGGACAAAAGGAATTCAGGCAACACTTCCCGAAACCCGGCTGGGTGGAGCACGACGCCTCGGAAATCTGGAGCACTCAGATCGGCGTGGCGCAGGAGGCCCTCAGCAAAGCGGGCATCCGGGCTTCGGACATCGCCGCCATCGGCATTACCAATCAGCGTGAAACCACCGTGATCTGGGACAGGAAAACCGGCAAGCCTATCGCCAACGCCATCGTGTGGCAGGATCGGCGCACCGCCGGGTACTGCGACTCCATCCGTGAGCAGTACGCCAAGACCCTGCAGGACAAGACCGGCCTGGTGCTGGACGCCTACTTCAGCGGCACCAAGGTCAAGTGGCTGCTGGACAACGTGGAGGGCGCTCGTGAACGCGCCGGGAAGGGTGAACTGGCCTTCGGCACCATCGACAGCTGGCTGGTGTACAACCTGACCGGCGGCGCACTGCACATCACCGACGCCACCAACGCCAGCCGCACCCTGCTGTACAACATCCACACCGGCGAGTGGGACGACGAACTGCTCCAGATCCTGGACGTCCCGCGCAGTGTCCTGCCGGAAGTGCGCAATTCGTCGGAGGTATACGGCAAGACTGCCGAGGGCCTGCTGGGCGCCCAGATTCCCATCGCGGGCATCGGCGGGGATCAGCAGGCGGCCACCTTCGGGCAGGCGTGCTTGCAGAAGGGGATGGCGAAAAACACCTACGGCACAGGTTGTTTCATGCTGATGAACACCGAGGGCGAGGCGGTGCCCAGCCAGAACAAACTGCTGACCACGGTGGCCTGGCAGTTAGGCGGGAAACGCACCTACGCGCTGGAAGGCTCGGTGTTTATCGCGGGCGCTGTGGTGCAGTGGCTGCGCGACGGCCTGGGCATCATTCGCAGCAGCGAGGAGGTCGAGGCGCTGGCCCGCACGGTGGACAGCAGCGAGGGCGTGATGCTGGTTCCTGCGTTCGTGGGCCTGGGGGCACCCTACTGGGACAGCTACGCCCGCGGCACGATGGTCGGCATCACCCGCGGCACCACCAAGGCGCACATCGCCCGCGCGGCGCTGGAAAGCATCGCCTTCCAGTCGGCGGAACTGCTGGAAGCCATGCAGAAGGACAGCGGCGCAACCCTGAAGGAACTTCGCGTGGACGGCGGGGCCAGCAACAACGACCTGATGATGCAGTTCCAGGCCGACATCCTGGGCGTGCCCGTGGTGCGGCCCAAGATCACGGAAACCACCGCCCTGGGCGCGGCTTATCTGGCGGGCCTGGCGGTGGGGTACTGGCAATCCACCGACGAGATCGCGCAGCAGTGGCAGGAAGACACACGTTTCGAGCCGCAGATGGACGCCGCCGAACGCGAGCGCCTGATGAAGCGCTGGAAGAAAGCGGTGGAACGCAGCCGCGCCTGGGAAGAAGAGTAA